One window from the genome of Nicotiana tomentosiformis chromosome 5, ASM39032v3, whole genome shotgun sequence encodes:
- the LOC138892845 gene encoding uncharacterized protein yields MAEDSELWDVICDRPYVPTKNVGEPAVMVPKTRKEYNDADRKVVEKNFRTKKILVCGIGPDKYNQISACQSAKEICEALQMAHEGTTQVKQSKIDMLTTEYELFRMKDDESIQDMHTQFTSIINELHSLREIIPRNKLVREVLSVLPSSWEIKVNVITEAKDLQTLTMDELVGNLKTYEMKENKDNERKEPNKEKNLVLKAENNY; encoded by the coding sequence ATGGCAGAAGACTCCGAGTTATGGGATGTTATTTGTGATCGTCCATATGTCCCAACAAAGAATGTAGGAGAACCTGCTGTAATGGTGCCGAAAACCAGGAAGGAGTACAATGACGCTGATAGGAAAGTTGTAGAGAAGAACTTTCGCACCAAAAAGATTTTGGTGTGTGGTATAGGACCTGATAAATATAATCAGATTTCAGCCTGTCAGTCTGCCAAGGAGATATGTGAAGCTTTACAAATGGCACATGAAGGAACTACTCAAGTAAAGCAGTCCAAGATCGATATGCTCACCACTGAGTATGAGCTCTTTAGAATGAAGGATGATGAATCCATTCAAGACATGCATACTCAATTCACTTCCATTATAAATGAGCTACACTCTCTTCGAGAAATCATTCCTAGGAACAAGCTCGTGAGGGAAGTTCTTAGCGTTTTACCCAGCTCTTGGGAAATTAAGGTGAATGTTATCACTGAAGCCAAGGATCTGCAGACATTGACTATGGATGAGCTAGTTGGGAATCTGAAAACCTACGAGATGAAGGAAAATAAGGACAATGAAAGAAAAGAACCAAATAAGGAGAAGAACCTAGTACTGAAAGCTGAAAACAATTATTAG
- the LOC138892846 gene encoding uncharacterized mitochondrial protein AtMg00810-like — protein sequence MLITRPNLTLIAEMKTKLQHTFKMKDLGDLKYFLGIEFARSQRGILMHQRKYTPELIYELVLGAAKPAATLIEANIKLTTKEYDEHTSNSNTTDDEVLTDISQYQILLGKLLYLTVTRPYIAYSVQTLSQFMQKPKRHLESAQRVVRYVKNQPGQGILLSSKQRNTITAYCDVDWASCPITRKSVTRFFIKYGDSLISWKLKKQCTISRSSAEFEYKSIALIVAELVWILGLFKDIGVEVGYPVNIYTDSKAAIQIAANLVFHELTKYIKIELHLIRKKIQNGLVQTEYVATKEQLTDILTKGLP from the coding sequence AAGACCAAGCTGCAGCACACATTCAAAATGAAAGATCTAGGAGATCTTAAATACTTTCTTGGCATTGAGTTTGCCAGGTCACAAAGAGGCATTCTAATGCACCAAAGGAAGTACACTCCAGAGCTGATTTATGAGCTTGTACTGGGAGCTGCAAAACCTGCAGCAACACTTATTGAAGCCAACATCAAACTGACCACTAAGGAGTATGATGAACATACTAGCAACTCTAATACAACTGATGATGAAGTGTTAACAGACATCAGCCAGTATCAAATATTATTGGGGAAACTACTCTACTTAACTGTCACAAGGCCATACATAGCGTATAGTGTTCAGACACTAAGCCAGTTTATGCAGAAACCGAAAAGACATTTGGAATCAGCTCAAAGGGTGGTTCGATATGTGAAGAACCAGCCAGGACAAGGCATATTATTGTCTAGCAAACAGAGAAACACTATCACTGCATATTGTGATGTAGACTGGGCATCCTGCCCTATCACTAGGAAGTCAGTAACAAGATTCTTCATCAAGTATGGTGATTCCCTGATATCTTGGAAGTTAAAGAAACAATGCACCATTTCTAGGAGCTCTGCAGAATTTGAGTACAAAAGCATTGCATTAATTGTAGCTGAATTGGTATGGATACTTGGTCTGTTCAAAGACATTGGAGTAGAAGTTGGCTATCCCGTGAACATCTATACTGACAGTAAAGCAGCAATTCAAATAGCTGCCAACCTAGTGTTTCATGAACTAACCAAATACATTAAAATAGAGCTTCACTTAATAAGGAAGAAGATACAGAATGGTCTGGTACAAACAGAATATGTAGCTACAAAGGAGCAGTTAACAGACATTCTAACCAAAGGTCTACCTTGA